The genomic stretch tgcaggtgcaggggcccaagcacttgggccttcttttactgcttttccaggtgtattagcagggagctggatcaaaagtggagcagccgagactccaaatggggcccatactggatgccagccttgcaagtggcggcttaacctgctgtaccacagcaccagccccgagtgGGAAGAgctttggtgggggggggggggtagagcaCTTGCGCTGTAGCAGGCACTCAGTCCGACAGCTCCCCCAGAAGGCGGGAGTCCGGAGGAAAGAAGCAACAGTCGGGCTTCCCTCCGGGCCagcgtttggcacagtgcttcAGATGCTGCTGTACACAGAGCCTgggtctgctcctgactccagctgcctgctcgggagcaccctgggagccagcagctgatGCTcaggtgtctgggtccctgccgccgGGGTGAAAGACCTGggccaagttcctggcttctggctttgtcttggccggGCTCTGGCTCTTTAGGGTCTGATGAACTAGCCAGTGggagctccctttctctctgcctttcaaaacccTATCAGTTAACGATGTGTTGGAGACATTGTTGACCCCTGAAGGGTAGGTCCGTGCCTTGGGCCTGACGGGACTTCCCTTCCCAGCTGGGTGCAGGTGGCCTGTCCTCGCCTCTCCATTGACTGGGGCACAGCCTTCCCCAAGCCTCTGCTGACGCCCTATGAGGTAATCCCGTTTCCAAGTTCCCTGGGAGagggtgggccctgcaccttgATGTATCAGGGTAGAGGTCTAGCGGAGTGGGAGGGCTGGGCAGAGGTCCCCGGGTCAGACTCCACAGTCCTTGAGCTCTGGGCAAGTCCCATAACCTCTCGGAACCTCGCGTTTCCTTCCTGCGGGTTGGAACCATCCGCCCTTCTTCACGGAACTGGTGAGGACTGAAGTCTGTGAGCAGGCCCAGAAAAAGGTCGCCAAGCGTCGCCGTCCGGTTTTCTTGCCCTAGGCGGCCGTGGCCTTGCGGGACATTTCCTGGCAGCAGCCCTACCCCATGGACTTCTATGCCGGCAGCTCCTTGGGGCCGTGGACCGTGAACCACGGGAGGGAGCGGCCCCCTCAGCCCGCTGGCCGGCCAGCACTCGGGAAGGTAGGCGGGAGGCActagggagggaggagagaccgCCCCTGGGTGCGGCCTTGGCACTGGCTACCTCCCTGGCGACACGAGCCGAGACCGCCGCCCTGCGGCCACGGCGGTAAGCGCACGGGAGCGGGGCAGAGGACGTCGCAAAAGCGAAATCCTGCCCGGTCTGCGGCCCTAGGAGCAGGAGGGATTCACGCGCCCGTCTCCAGCCGCGGCTTGCGAGGATTGCAGCTGTAAAGGCGAGGAGGTGGCGCCGCCTGCTCCGTGAGACGCTCCGGGGTCTCAGGTATCCGCCCCTGTTCTGGCTGCGCTCTGCCCCTCCCTGTTGTCATGGGAACCCCTGCTCGCTCCGAGGCCCACCCCCGAGGGTGTGGCGTCGGCGtgtggccccgccccctcgcgtTCTACTTCCGCTCGGGGAAAGGCCGCTTCCGCCGCTTCTGGAGCACGCCACCCGCATGATGGCCGCGCGTCGGCCGCTACGGGTGTTGTGCTTGGCGGGCTTCCGGCAGAGCGAACGGGGCTTCCGCGAGAAGACTGGCGCTCTGAGGAAGGCGCTGCGAGGCCGCGCCGAGCTCGTGTGCCTCAGCGGCCCGCACCCGGTCTCCGAAGCGGCCGAGCCTGACTGCGGTGAGACGAACCCTGCTTCCTGCTCCGGAAATGCATCCAGAACGTCCTCTCCGTTTTGCTTCCCCGCGCCGTGTACCCCCTCCGTCCACACCCTCATTCCTCCTGCCCTAGCCCCTCACCGATTCCAGCCTTGTCCTCCCAGGCCTCGGGGTCCAGGGCCACGGGCTCACTCCCTGCCTCCTTTCTCCACGTGTTCTCCCCTCAGCCCTCCCCCGCTCTCTcgccccccagcctcccccacccccattcctccCCTGCAGGGTCCTCCTTGCGCTCACCCGCCTCTTCCCCGTGTGCCTGCAGGTCCCTGCGCCCCGGAGGAGCAGCCTCGAGGCTGGTGGTTTTCAGAGGCTACAGCGGACACCTTCTCCGCGCTGGAAGAGCCCGCCGTGTGCcgggggctgcaggaggccctgggagcGGTGGCCCGGGCCCTGAGCAGCCTGGGGCCTTTTGACGGACTCCTCGGGTTCAGCCAGGGGGCCGCGCTGGCCGCCCTGGTGTGTGCCCTGGGCCAGGCGGGAGACCCGCGCTTCCCCTTACCGCGGTTTATCATCCTGGTCTCTGGCTTCTGTCCTCGGGGCCTTGTTCTCAAGGAACCCATCTTGAAGAGTCCCTTGTCACTGCCTTCCCTGCATGTTTTTGGGGAAACCGACCGTGTGATTCCTGCTCAGGAGAGCGTGCAGCTGGCCAGCCGATTCCCCGGAGCCGTCACCCTCACCCATTCTGGTGGTCACTTCATTCCTGCAGCTGCAGCCCAGCGCCAGGCCTacctcaagttcttggaccagtTTGCAGAGTGAAAAAACAAAAGCCTCTCCCCTGGCCTCCCCACGCGGGGCAGCCTCTAGTGTCTTCCTGCTCCTTTCCCTCACCTCCCGACGGCCACTGCGGGAGCTCCTTGCCATGGTCAGCCTGAGGACTCAAGTCATGTGAGCCCTGCTTGTCActggaggaaaggggaggaggacACCTTGATGGAAGTTTTGAGTTCTGATACTGAAACGTGAACAAAGCCAGAGAAGCCTGGGTGAGAGGAGAGTGACACGGGAAAGCAGGGGCTGGCCTCACCGTGGCCGCCACACAATAAAGCGGTGACTTGGATGTGGAGCAGAGAGTCCCACTTAATGGAAGTCCAGTTCCGTGGCcatgctgggcagcagggagataATCCCAGTTGTGAGCTCCCAGAGCAAAGCTCATTCGGGTGTGCACGGACGTCTGCAGTCCCAAGTGGGAGGAAAAGGGGCCTCGGTGGCTGAAGCGGGGAAGGATTTCCATCCAGCGAGGATCTCCCCGAGTTTGCTGACCTTGGGCTTCCTCCACCGTAGTCCCTGCAGCTTGTACGCCGGCCTCCCCTCCAAGCCTGTGCTCCTCCCGAGGGGAAGGCCAGAGACAGCAGAGAATAAATGGCCTCTTCCACACTTGAGCCCACCCACGGGGTTTTGGGGATTGATGCTGGTCGTCATTGCTGTAGCGAGTGCAGCCCAGCTGGTCTGAGAGCAAGGTCACTGCTGCCCAGTTTCCTCCCGCCACCATtgcccccgcccccgctctgACTCAGGACAGAGACCTGTCTCATCTCAGGAGGAGCACGCAGACAGGCGCAGCCCCTAGTGAGCTTAGTCACTGAgcaggagcggggggggggggggggttcagcgCAGGTTGTCCAGCCCTTGCTTCTCACAACCCCACTGAAACTGCCTCAGTTCTAAGCTCCTCACTACAGATAGctgtccaagtttttttttttaaaggtggggGTGTTGGCAGCATGGGTTTTCTGTGTGGAGTCTGAGTTAGTGCAGAgagtgctgggaggggtggagggcTCTTCTCTCACTACAGTTGGCCTCTGCCTTGCTCTTGGTGTTACTTGTGTATGCCTGTTGGATTTGACCCATGAAGCTTTAGaagattccaaaaaaaaaaaaaaaaaaaacctttaaatgcTAGGTATTTCACACAGAAATTCGGATTTCTGCCTTTTCAGGAAATAACTTGGATCTGCACTGAAGGGCTCATGTGCCCTGGCGGCAGTCTGTGAGCAGTTGTATGCTGCCCCCTGTGGTTAGGCCCAAGAGGTAAAAATGATGCCTTGCACACCCTTGCTGCTGCAAATTGGGATTATGACAGTGAAGGGACAGAGGGGAAGGAATTTCCAGCCCAGGCTTAAAGCCAGAAGTGTGTatgagggagaggggcagggccaggaaggGTAGGGTAGGGTGCTCACGCTGGGGGTAAGGAGAGAATCAGAATGCAGGCTGGATGCGAGGGAAACGTGTGGCCCACTGGCTCCTGACCCGCGAGCTAAGTCACCAGCCAGCATGCCCTCAAGGAACAAGAACTTCAGCTTGTGCCCTCCCCCCTACATATACAGAGGCCCACTCCTACCAGGCTCCTCTGTTGAAACGTGGAATCCTGGGGCCAACTCCAGAGCAAGTGAGTCACAATCAGTGGGGGCCAAGAGCCTGCATCCTGGCGACCACCCCTGGGCATTCCCATGTGACACACTATTGAATAGCACTGCCTTGGGGGTGGAATAGAAGTTTCTGGTATGTATGATTAGGGGAAAACAACGAAAACCATGTGATGCTCATGCAATGCACCAGGGACAGGGAGGAAGCTCCCCAGAAGGGTCGTTGATCTAAGGCTTGCAATGCGTAGCCATGGAAGATGAGGTCTAGAGGCTAGAAATAGGAGCAGCATAGTTACTAACTGCGTGCCAGACGGTGGTAAGCAGCAGCTGTAATGTTGCCTAATTGGGTCTCACACCTTCCTGAGGTAAGCACTATTATTAGCCATTATTAGCCTAGTTTTGCAATTAAGTAAACAGGCACGAGAGGCTCAGTAACTTAGCCAGAGTTGGGTTTGGGTGTAAGAACTCAACATTCTTGACCTTCACTGTTGCTTTTCTGCTCTAGAAAGTGAGCGGAGTGCTCGCCCTCCCCCGCACACCTGTTGGGCTGTGTCCCGTCTGGGCTTCAGGTCCCCAATCCAGCAGATGTGTGTGCACACTGGATGATTTCTGAGACGGTGAACAGCTCTGTGGGTCCTCCGGTGGTTTCCACCTCTGGCCTCAGTCTCCAGAATATCCCtaccatttcttttctctctgactccACCTTGGATTCCTAAAGCTCTTGGGAGAAAAAGTCCCTTAGCAAAGAGCCCCTCCGCAGCAGTCCTGCTGCACTGGAGCGCCTGCTCAGGGACCTGTATCCCCCTGCACTTTCTGCTTACGTGACCAGAGCTCCGGCAGTAGCCTGACAGAACGCTTAAGAAATAGCATTCTGCTGTGCACATGGTTTTTCTTAACTTACCTGAGCCAATTGGAAGCTCACAGTACACTTGCCAAGAGAGATTATCATTCCTGTTTTAGAGAGGGGTCAGAAATAGAACCTGGCCCCTTAACCAGCTGCTGAAGCCAGCTTGGACCTCCTGCTTCCCCCCGCAAACACTGCAGTCTGCCCACGGGTGGCCCCTGGAATGCAGAGTCAGGTGCACGGGGATCTGTGGAAGACCTCAGGGTCCTGGGCGGGCACGGATGTAGGGCAGCATGTGGATGCTGATTACCAGGGAATCGGCCGCAGCCGCTTGAGTTCTTCAGCGAAGCAGGGAGATATGTGGAGACGTAATGAAAAGCTGGGTTAatgagcagaggggctgggctgcaCGAACACGTCCCAGCACTGCCCCTGGAGGATTCGCACCTGACAGACAGCAGCCGGCCCCTCAAATGAGTGGCAGATGACCTGcacgtgttttgggttttgtttttgaagtcATTGCTCACGCTTCTCTGGTATAACAGGACCTTGGCACCTGTGATCCTCCTGTCTCCTCTTTAGGGCTACTTTGACACCTAGAGAGGCTGAAGTGAGCACGCAGCTGCTCGGACGACGCTTCGGAGAACAGGTTAACTTTCCTGGCCCACAGGCATGGCGAGGGTTGAGAGCCTCTGTTATCCTCTGTGGGGAGAAGTGTGTgcgtggcggggggcggggctcctgcGGGATGAATGGAGTAGTAGCGTGTTTAAGAAGACTTTCCTCCGTCTCCTCCTCCAGGCCCCGGGAGGCAGAGAACATTTTCCCGGGCCTCGGGTCCCAGTAGCTTCCCTCCCGCcgagcaaataaaaaaaatcccaacccCAGAACTAGCCCTTCGCCcacccctgctctgctcccctggCTGGGACGGCGGGAcggtcagcttcctgctctgcgtCGGCGGCTGCGGGAGGCCCTTCACCGCGCCGGCGGCCGCGTGGATCTCGGCTGCCCgcccccgcctcctcctcctcctcctcctcctgctccgcGCCCCAGGCTGGCGGGGAGCGGCGCGGCGCGTGGGCGTGCTGCGGGGCGACCATGGCTGTAGACTGTTACCTCCGGTTCCCACAGTAACAATCGAAAGCCACGGTTGCCCTGGAGACGCGGGGGCGGGGTGCGCGCTGCTGACGGCACCGCGGCGGCTCGGAGCAGGCTGACGTCAGGGCCGCGGGGCAGGGGCGCGGGCGCGCGGCGGGGACCGAGCCGCGGCTGTGGAGCGTGCGTGCGTGCGGGCAGGCCTTCGCAGCCCCCAGGGGCCCGGACGGCCCGAGGGCTGCGCCGCGCTGGATCAGCACCGCGGACAGCGGCAGCGCAGGGTGGCGGGCCCCCggagggggcggcgggcggcCCGGTCGGAGgtcctggggcggggccaggcgtcGGTGGCCGTGACTGGAGACTGTTACTGAGGGCGGCCCGGGCAGTAAGCAGTCTAGAGCCAAGGTGCCGGCGCTCTGCCCAGGCGGGGGTGCCCCCGGcgccctgctgctgctcctcccccaCGTCTCCCGCCCTTCTCGGCCCCCGCGCTCGCGGACAGGCACGCGACCCCTGACGTCAGAGCCTTGTGACGTCAAAGAGGTCCCAGCGGGGAGGCACTTCCGGTGGCGGGCGGGCcgaagccccgcccccgcctggtCCTGAGAGGACAGCTCCGCTCGCAGAGGCGGGAAGTCGTGGGCGCCGCGGGACAAGTCCGACGGG from Lepus europaeus isolate LE1 chromosome 18, mLepTim1.pri, whole genome shotgun sequence encodes the following:
- the OVCA2 gene encoding esterase OVCA2, whose product is MAARRPLRVLCLAGFRQSERGFREKTGALRKALRGRAELVCLSGPHPVSEAAEPDCGPCAPEEQPRGWWFSEATADTFSALEEPAVCRGLQEALGAVARALSSLGPFDGLLGFSQGAALAALVCALGQAGDPRFPLPRFIILVSGFCPRGLVLKEPILKSPLSLPSLHVFGETDRVIPAQESVQLASRFPGAVTLTHSGGHFIPAAAAQRQAYLKFLDQFAE